One part of the Amycolatopsis lurida genome encodes these proteins:
- a CDS encoding glucan 1,4-alpha-glucosidase, which translates to MKSPKRRRATVALLTAAALLASTPVSAAPPADAPGAPGTGAAWTTGGKEGFGTATNAASKVWFTLGQGINHEIYYPTVDVANVQDLQYVVSDGAGFTQLERDHTTKQLMLTDPRSLSYRQVNTATNGRYRITKTHTADPARSTVLIQTRFEVLSGGPLQLYALYNPSLNNSGMGDTGATSGGQLVASDGPVSTALAASTGFVKATSGYSGTASDGYVDLSGDHVLGTQYDSASTPGNLVQLGQIPVGTDTTFTLAIGFGGDRGAASANASASLTSGFGAADTAYRSGWSGYLSSLAAVPRSITGADLTTQYNVALMTLKAHEDKTYSGANVASLTNPWGEAKDANGTGDCGYHAVWSRDLYQVSTAQIAAGDSAAAHRSVDYLFTVQQRPDGSFPQNTRLDGTNCWTSLQMDEVAFPIVLAWQLGRSDAGMWAKVKKSADFLVAHGPSTPQERWEENGGYSPSTIAAEIAGLICAADIAERNGDTTAAARYRETADRWQAQVSAWTFTTSGPLGDGRYFHRIDGNGNPNDGQNVFLQNGGGNHDERAIIDAGFLDLVRLGVKPAADPDVAASLSEVDSTLKVNTPNGPMWYRYNHDGYGETASGGPYTGAGVGRLWPLLTGERGEYELANGRPATTHLAAMAASANPGFLIPEQVWDRQSAGGFTFGEGTGSATPLAWSMAQFVRLAHSIDASAPVETPSVVKQRYSAACSAVSAKFTVNAATSWGQNIFVVGDRPELGAWDPANAVPMGAADYPLWTANVTLPKGAAFQYKYIRKEGGAVTWESGANRAGTASSGCTMALSDTWRP; encoded by the coding sequence ATGAAATCTCCGAAGCGGCGTCGCGCGACAGTCGCGCTGCTGACCGCGGCGGCGCTCCTGGCATCCACGCCGGTGAGCGCCGCACCGCCGGCGGACGCCCCCGGCGCACCGGGTACCGGGGCGGCCTGGACGACCGGGGGCAAAGAAGGTTTCGGCACCGCGACCAACGCGGCGTCGAAGGTCTGGTTCACCCTCGGCCAGGGCATCAATCACGAGATCTACTACCCGACCGTGGACGTCGCCAACGTCCAGGACCTGCAGTACGTGGTGTCCGACGGTGCCGGGTTCACGCAGCTGGAACGTGACCACACCACCAAACAGCTGATGCTCACCGACCCGCGCTCCCTGAGCTACCGGCAGGTCAACACCGCGACCAACGGTCGGTACCGGATCACCAAGACCCACACCGCCGATCCGGCCCGGTCCACCGTGTTGATCCAGACCAGGTTCGAGGTGCTCAGCGGTGGTCCGTTGCAGTTGTACGCGCTGTACAACCCGTCACTGAACAACAGTGGCATGGGGGACACCGGCGCCACGTCCGGCGGGCAGCTGGTCGCTTCGGACGGGCCGGTCTCCACCGCCTTGGCCGCCTCCACCGGTTTCGTCAAGGCGACCAGCGGCTACAGCGGGACCGCGAGCGACGGCTACGTCGACTTGAGCGGTGATCACGTTCTCGGCACGCAGTACGACTCGGCGTCGACGCCCGGGAATCTGGTGCAGCTGGGGCAGATCCCCGTGGGGACCGACACCACCTTCACCCTCGCGATCGGGTTCGGCGGTGATCGCGGCGCCGCGTCGGCGAACGCGTCGGCCTCGCTCACGAGCGGTTTCGGGGCGGCGGACACCGCGTACCGGTCCGGCTGGAGCGGCTATCTCTCCTCGCTGGCCGCGGTGCCCCGTTCGATCACCGGCGCCGACTTGACCACGCAGTACAACGTGGCGCTGATGACCCTCAAGGCCCACGAAGACAAGACCTACTCGGGCGCGAACGTGGCCTCGCTCACCAATCCTTGGGGTGAGGCGAAAGACGCGAACGGCACGGGGGACTGCGGGTACCACGCGGTCTGGTCCCGTGACCTCTACCAGGTCTCGACCGCGCAGATCGCGGCGGGCGATTCGGCGGCGGCCCACCGTTCGGTCGACTACCTGTTCACCGTCCAGCAGCGGCCGGACGGTTCGTTCCCGCAGAACACCCGGCTCGACGGCACCAATTGCTGGACCAGCCTGCAGATGGACGAGGTCGCCTTCCCGATCGTGCTCGCGTGGCAGCTGGGCCGGTCCGACGCGGGGATGTGGGCGAAGGTGAAGAAGTCCGCGGACTTCCTGGTCGCGCACGGTCCCTCCACCCCGCAGGAACGCTGGGAGGAGAACGGCGGCTACTCGCCGTCCACCATCGCCGCGGAGATCGCCGGGCTGATCTGCGCCGCCGACATCGCCGAACGCAACGGCGACACGACGGCGGCCGCCCGGTACCGCGAAACCGCGGACCGGTGGCAGGCGCAGGTCAGCGCCTGGACGTTCACCACGTCCGGTCCGCTCGGCGACGGCCGGTACTTCCACCGCATCGACGGCAACGGCAATCCCAACGACGGCCAGAACGTCTTCCTGCAGAACGGCGGCGGGAACCACGACGAACGCGCCATCATCGACGCCGGTTTCCTCGACCTGGTCCGCCTCGGCGTGAAGCCGGCGGCCGATCCGGACGTCGCCGCCTCACTGTCCGAAGTGGACTCCACGCTGAAGGTGAACACCCCCAACGGTCCGATGTGGTACCGGTACAACCACGACGGTTACGGGGAAACCGCTTCCGGCGGTCCGTACACCGGCGCCGGCGTCGGACGGCTGTGGCCGCTGCTCACCGGTGAGCGCGGGGAGTACGAGCTGGCCAACGGACGCCCGGCGACGACGCATCTGGCGGCCATGGCCGCCTCGGCGAATCCCGGTTTCCTGATCCCGGAGCAGGTCTGGGACCGGCAAAGCGCCGGTGGCTTCACCTTCGGCGAAGGCACCGGCTCGGCGACGCCACTGGCCTGGTCGATGGCGCAGTTCGTGCGGCTGGCGCATTCGATCGACGCGAGTGCCCCGGTCGAGACGCCGTCGGTGGTCAAGCAGCGCTACAGCGCGGCGTGCTCCGCCGTTTCGGCGAAGTTCACGGTGAACGCCGCGACTTCGTGGGGCCAGAACATCTTCGTCGTCGGCGACCGGCCCGAACTCGGTGCGTGGGACCCGGCGAACGCGGTTCCGATGGGGGCGGCCGACTATCCCTTGTGGACGGCGAACGTCACGCTGCCGAAGGGAGCCGCCTTCCAGTACAAGTACATCCGCAAGGAGGGCGGCGCCGTCACGTGGGAATCGGGCGCCAACCGGGCGGGTACCGCTTCGAGCGGCTGCACGATGGCCTTGAGCGACACCTGGCGGCCCTGA
- a CDS encoding fibronectin type III domain-containing protein — MALGLAIGSGTSAAAPGELTQNYSCPFPLIGNQNVSVTIKTTQPSTIETGKLTPAIEITAVSNAGKTATEGLRLVGAESIKGTAKATSTVTMPGSQGTMTVKVDSDVPNQPIPPAGNDLVVNATGSAPALRFDQPGTASLAVTGLQLVMTPLKADGTPTGLGTFTADCTLAAGAETVLQTYTVTGSPVAPEAVVGTGNHPPLRQVYSCPFPLIGNQDVTVDINATLPDTIPVGQFTPKIDITAVSNAGKTATEGLRLVGAEKIKGSALATSLVSSPQGHLAVGVPTPVPLQPIPPTGNDLIVNASGAAPSLRFDKPGTATLSVHDLVLTMTPLTASGAETGLGTFVADCTPANGQANVLHTFTVTAAADTTPPSAPGAVTVGEVTQNSVALSWGAATDEVGVTGYDVYNGATLVKTVTGTSATVDGLAPDTEYSFTVKAKDAAGNVSPATAPAAARTAKAPDTQAPTTPANVHSTGTTQTSVTLAWDASSDNVGVTGYDVLQGTEVVKSVAEPRATIDGLTADTEYTYTVVAKDAAGNASAASAAVTARTQTAPDTQAPGVPGNLRSTGTSASSVGLAWDAASDNVGVTGYDVYNGSTLVKSVTETSATVDGLAADTEYAFTVVAKDAAGNRSEPSAAVTARTATAPDTEAPSVPAGLATTDVTQSSVALSWNASSDNVGVTGYDVYNGSTLVKSVTGTSVTVDGLAPDTEYSFTVVAKDAAGNASAASAAATARTQTVPDTQAPVAPGNPRSTGTTQTSVSLEWNAATDNVGVTGYDVYNGSTLVKSVTGTSATVDGLAPDTEYSFTVVAKDAAGNLSTPSAAITVRTQAAPDAVAPSVPGNPRSTGTTQTSVSLEWDAATDNVGVTGYDVYNGSTLVKSVTGTSAIVDGLAADTEYSFTVVAKDAAGNKSAASAPVTAKTRPNTSPVVKYSYDLTGKTQLKKLAGPIDLRGGINAAITLANGTFDADLTLNPTSANLTLWGFVPVKTKIEFASAGKTTGTLANGVLKSTSAVTVKLPRISVFGFPVSASPACQTKTPAQIPLQSKAGFDPLAGGKLTGSYTLPPLQGCGFLNDIVSGVASGPGNTVEVNLKPRPVG; from the coding sequence GTGGCACTGGGACTCGCGATAGGGTCGGGCACCAGCGCCGCGGCTCCGGGAGAGCTCACGCAGAATTACTCGTGTCCGTTTCCGTTGATCGGAAATCAGAACGTCTCGGTCACCATCAAGACCACGCAGCCTTCGACGATCGAGACCGGGAAACTGACTCCCGCCATCGAGATCACCGCCGTGTCCAACGCGGGCAAGACGGCGACGGAAGGTCTTCGGCTCGTCGGTGCCGAGTCCATCAAGGGCACCGCGAAGGCGACCTCGACCGTGACGATGCCCGGCAGTCAGGGCACGATGACGGTGAAGGTCGACTCCGACGTGCCGAACCAGCCCATCCCGCCCGCGGGCAACGACCTCGTCGTCAACGCCACGGGCAGCGCGCCCGCGCTGAGGTTCGACCAGCCGGGCACCGCGTCGCTCGCGGTGACCGGGCTCCAGCTGGTGATGACCCCGCTGAAGGCGGACGGCACGCCGACCGGTCTCGGCACCTTCACTGCGGACTGCACGCTGGCGGCGGGGGCCGAGACCGTTCTGCAGACCTACACGGTGACCGGCTCTCCGGTCGCCCCGGAAGCCGTTGTCGGCACAGGGAACCACCCGCCGCTGCGGCAGGTCTACAGCTGCCCGTTCCCGTTGATCGGGAACCAGGACGTCACGGTCGACATCAACGCCACGCTGCCCGACACGATCCCGGTCGGCCAGTTCACGCCCAAGATCGACATCACGGCCGTCTCCAACGCGGGCAAGACCGCGACCGAAGGGCTCCGGCTCGTCGGCGCGGAGAAGATCAAGGGATCGGCGCTGGCCACCTCGCTGGTTTCCAGCCCGCAGGGACATCTCGCGGTCGGCGTGCCGACACCCGTCCCGCTGCAGCCGATCCCCCCGACGGGCAACGACCTGATCGTCAACGCGAGCGGTGCGGCGCCGTCGTTGCGCTTCGACAAGCCGGGGACGGCGACGCTTTCGGTGCACGATCTGGTGCTCACGATGACGCCGTTGACGGCTTCCGGCGCGGAGACCGGCCTCGGCACGTTCGTCGCGGACTGCACTCCCGCGAACGGCCAGGCCAACGTGCTGCACACCTTCACCGTCACCGCGGCCGCGGACACGACCCCGCCCTCGGCTCCCGGCGCGGTGACGGTCGGCGAGGTCACCCAGAACAGCGTCGCGTTGTCCTGGGGCGCCGCCACCGACGAGGTCGGCGTGACCGGCTACGACGTCTACAACGGCGCCACGCTGGTGAAGACGGTGACCGGAACGTCGGCCACGGTCGACGGTCTGGCCCCTGACACGGAGTACTCGTTCACGGTCAAGGCGAAGGACGCGGCGGGCAACGTCTCGCCCGCCACCGCGCCCGCCGCCGCCCGGACCGCGAAGGCCCCGGACACGCAGGCGCCGACGACTCCCGCGAACGTGCACTCGACCGGAACCACCCAGACCAGCGTGACGCTGGCCTGGGACGCGTCGAGCGACAACGTCGGTGTCACCGGCTACGACGTCTTGCAGGGCACCGAGGTCGTCAAATCGGTGGCGGAACCGCGAGCCACGATCGACGGTCTGACCGCCGATACCGAGTACACCTACACGGTGGTCGCGAAGGACGCGGCGGGCAACGCTTCGGCGGCCAGTGCCGCGGTCACGGCGCGGACGCAGACCGCGCCCGACACGCAGGCTCCCGGTGTGCCGGGCAACCTGCGCTCGACCGGTACCTCGGCCTCCAGCGTCGGCCTGGCGTGGGATGCGGCGAGTGACAACGTCGGTGTCACCGGGTACGACGTCTACAACGGCTCCACGCTGGTGAAGTCGGTGACGGAAACCAGCGCCACCGTCGACGGTCTCGCCGCCGACACCGAGTACGCCTTCACCGTCGTCGCCAAGGACGCGGCGGGCAACAGGTCGGAGCCCAGCGCGGCGGTGACCGCCCGAACCGCCACGGCCCCCGACACCGAAGCGCCCAGCGTTCCGGCCGGGCTCGCCACGACCGACGTCACCCAGTCCAGCGTCGCGCTGTCCTGGAACGCGTCGAGTGACAACGTCGGTGTCACCGGGTACGACGTCTACAACGGCTCCACGCTGGTGAAGTCCGTGACCGGGACTTCGGTCACTGTGGACGGTCTCGCGCCGGACACCGAGTACTCATTCACCGTGGTCGCGAAGGACGCCGCGGGCAACGCTTCGGCGGCCAGCGCCGCGGCGACTGCGCGGACGCAGACCGTGCCCGACACCCAGGCGCCCGTGGCGCCGGGCAACCCGCGCTCGACCGGGACCACGCAGACCAGCGTGAGCCTCGAGTGGAACGCGGCGACGGACAACGTCGGTGTCACCGGCTACGACGTCTACAACGGCTCCACGCTGGTGAAGTCCGTGACCGGGACTTCGGCCACTGTGGACGGTCTCGCGCCGGACACCGAGTACTCATTCACCGTGGTCGCGAAGGACGCGGCCGGCAACCTCTCGACCCCGAGTGCCGCCATCACCGTCCGGACGCAGGCCGCGCCCGACGCGGTGGCTCCCAGCGTGCCGGGCAACCCGCGCTCCACGGGAACCACGCAGACCAGTGTGAGCCTCGAGTGGGATGCGGCGACGGACAATGTCGGTGTCACCGGGTACGACGTCTACAACGGCTCCACGCTGGTGAAGTCGGTGACCGGGACTTCGGCCATCGTGGACGGTCTCGCGGCCGACACGGAGTATTCGTTCACCGTGGTCGCCAAGGACGCCGCGGGGAACAAGTCGGCCGCCAGCGCGCCGGTCACGGCGAAGACGCGGCCGAACACCTCCCCGGTCGTCAAGTACAGCTACGACCTGACCGGCAAAACGCAGCTGAAGAAGCTCGCGGGCCCGATCGACCTGCGCGGCGGCATCAACGCCGCGATCACGCTGGCGAACGGGACCTTCGACGCCGACCTGACGCTGAACCCGACGAGCGCGAACCTCACGCTCTGGGGATTCGTCCCGGTCAAGACGAAGATCGAGTTCGCTTCGGCGGGCAAGACCACGGGAACCCTCGCCAACGGGGTGCTCAAGTCGACCTCGGCGGTGACGGTCAAGCTGCCGCGGATCAGCGTCTTCGGCTTCCCGGTCTCGGCGAGCCCGGCCTGCCAGACGAAGACGCCGGCCCAGATCCCGCTCCAGTCGAAGGCCGGTTTCGACCCGCTGGCCGGTGGCAAGCTCACCGGTTCCTACACCCTGCCGCCGTTGCAGGGCTGTGGGTTCCTCAACGACATCGTCAGCGGTGTCGCCTCCGGCCCCGGCAACACGGTGGAGGTGAATCTGAAGCCGCGTCCGGTGGGTTGA
- a CDS encoding DUF1345 domain-containing protein, with protein sequence MSFAFALVIAAFAVVFREDVLSIAMVDAGVLVLLAYLVGYLVVTVAAFGAATSEQIEDWASRERRGTFAQRYVFGTAPGPGVSIIIAAAALAVAMAWMPGLGGESLPSGARVGVAVALVVVAWICVLVSFAIAYHADDVVEHGDALRFPGAGSAEWSDYIYFAVSVMTTFGTTDVDVVSREMRRTVTTHAVIAFVFNTVTVAAVVSTLNSG encoded by the coding sequence TTGAGCTTCGCGTTCGCGCTGGTCATCGCCGCGTTTGCGGTGGTGTTCCGAGAGGACGTGCTGTCGATCGCGATGGTCGACGCGGGTGTTCTGGTTCTTCTCGCGTATCTCGTCGGCTACCTCGTCGTGACGGTGGCCGCGTTCGGTGCGGCGACCTCGGAGCAGATCGAGGACTGGGCGAGCCGGGAGAGGCGCGGCACGTTCGCGCAGCGGTACGTCTTCGGGACCGCCCCGGGGCCTGGGGTGTCGATCATCATCGCGGCGGCCGCGCTGGCGGTGGCGATGGCGTGGATGCCGGGGCTCGGCGGCGAGAGCCTGCCGTCGGGCGCGCGCGTGGGAGTCGCGGTGGCGCTGGTCGTCGTCGCGTGGATCTGTGTCCTGGTCTCGTTCGCGATCGCCTACCACGCGGACGACGTGGTCGAGCACGGCGACGCCCTGCGGTTCCCCGGCGCCGGATCCGCCGAGTGGTCGGACTACATCTACTTCGCGGTGTCCGTGATGACGACGTTCGGGACGACCGATGTGGACGTCGTCTCCCGGGAGATGCGCCGGACGGTGACGACCCACGCGGTGATCGCCTTCGTGTTCAACACGGTGACCGTGGCGGCGGTCGTGTCCACTTTGAACAGCGGCTGA